The Phyllopteryx taeniolatus isolate TA_2022b chromosome 17, UOR_Ptae_1.2, whole genome shotgun sequence genome window below encodes:
- the chrne gene encoding acetylcholine receptor subunit epsilon isoform X4, producing MMAACRLKLFWGIGILLGTFALQVECNEETQLIGNLFKGYNKNIRPVVHPKDKVEVQIKLTLTNLISLNEKEETLTTNVWIEIKWVDYRLAWNKSKYYGIDIIRVPCKTVWLPDIVLENNIDGKFDVAYYANVLISNDGSIYWLPPAIYRSTCAIEINYFPFDYQNCTLAFRSQTYSANEVDLILAAGETGERIEWVDIDPEAFTENGEWAIVHRPARKMINLRYSPDDLEYQEISFNLVIQRKPLFYVINIILPCSLISSLVVLAYFLPAQAGGQKLTVSISVLLAQTVFLFLIAQKVPETSLSVPLIESVPRFLGMSPLLDDNEVTSEANGIRDRRRDSFGLMQRAEEYVLKQPRSEMMFDKQREKHGLMNPNADGVDANTTVNLYKSLAQAAPEIKQCVDACNFIAETTRQQNNIGSEIESWVLIGKMIDKVCFWAAILLFIIGTVGIFLTGHFNRAPEWPFPGENNKYVPK from the exons ATGATGGCGGCATGCAGGTTGAAGCTGTTTTGGGGAATTGGGATTCTTCTCgggacttttgctttgcaag TGGAGTGTAATGAAGAGACGCAACTGATCGGAAACTTGTTCAAAGGCTATAACAAGAACATTCGTCCCGTGGTTCATCCGAAGGACAAAGTGGAGGTCCAGATCAAGTTGACCCTCACCAACCTGATCTCTCTG AATGAAAAGGAAGAGACTCTTACAACCAATGTCTGGATTGAAATA AAATGGGTCGATTATCGTCTTGCGTGGAATAAATCCAAATACTATGGCATCGATATCATCCGCGTCCCCTGCAAAACTGTGTGGCTCCCCGATATTGTCCTTGAAAACAA CATTGATGGCAAGTTTGACGTGGCTTACTACGCCAACGTGCTGATTTCAAACGACGGTTCGATATATTGGCTTCCTCCTGCGATCTATCGTAGCACGTGTGCCATAGAGATCAACTACTTCCCTTTCGATTATCAAAACTGCACACTAGCATTCAG ATCGCAGACTTACAGCGCCAATGAGGTGGACCTCATCTTAGCTGCTGGAGAAACTGGCGAAAGAATCGAATGGGTGGATATTGACCCTGAGGCTTTCACTG AGAACGGAGAATGGGCCATTGTCCATCGTCCGGCCCGGAAGATGATCAACCTGAGGTACTCCCCCGATGACCTGGAGTATCAGGAGATCAGTTTCAACCTGGTCATCCAAAGGAAACCCCTCTTCTACGTCATCAACATCATCCTGCCCTGCTCCCTCATCTCCTCTCTTGTCGTGTTAGCATACTTCCTACCGGCACAAG CTGGAGGGCAAAAGCTGACGGTGTCCATCTCGGTCTTGCTGGCCCAGACTGTTTTCCTCTTTCTTATAGCGCAGAAGGTCCCGGAGACGTCGCTCTCTGTCCCCCTCATCG AGTCGGTGCCCCGTTTCCTTGGCATGTCGCCGCTGCTGGACGACAACGAGGTGACGTCAGAGGCGAACGGCATAAGAGATCGGAGGCGAGACTCCTTCGGCCTCATGCAGAGAGCAGAGGAGTATGTGCTCAAACAGCCTCGCAGTGAGATGATGTTTGACAAGCAAAGAGAGAAGCATGGCCTGATGAACCCGAATG CGGACGGCGTTGATGCCAACACTACCGTCAATCTGTACAAGAGTTTAGCTCAAGCTGCCCCCGAGATTAAGCAATGCGTGGACGCCTGCAATTTCATTGCAGAAACCACAAGACAGCAAAACAACATTGGATCG GAAATTGAAAGCTGGGTACTGATCGGGAAGATGATTGACAAGGTGTGCTTCTGGGCCGccatcctcctcttcatcatcgGGACGGTGGGCATCTTCCTAACAGGACATTTCAACAGGGCGCCCGAATGGCCGTTTCCTGGGGAGAACAACAAATATGTCCCCAAATGA
- the chrne gene encoding acetylcholine receptor subunit epsilon isoform X2: MMAACRLKLFWGIGILLGTFALQVECNEETQLIGNLFKGYNKNIRPVVHPKDKVEVQIKLTLTNLISLNEKEETLTTNVWIEIKWVDYRLAWNKSKYYGIDIIRVPCKTVWLPDIVLENNIDGKFDVAYYANVLISNDGRRSVSCVARSQTYSANEVDLILAAGETGERIEWVDIDPEAFTENGEWAIVHRPARKMINLRYSPDDLEYQEISFNLVIQRKPLFYVINIILPCSLISSLVVLAYFLPAQAGGQKLTVSISVLLAQTVFLFLIAQKVPETSLSVPLIGKYIIFVMCVTTLIATNQIVVLNFSLRSPSTHTMSHQIKHLFLESVPRFLGMSPLLDDNEVTSEANGIRDRRRDSFGLMQRAEEYVLKQPRSEMMFDKQREKHGLMNPNADGVDANTTVNLYKSLAQAAPEIKQCVDACNFIAETTRQQNNIGSEIESWVLIGKMIDKVCFWAAILLFIIGTVGIFLTGHFNRAPEWPFPGENNKYVPK, translated from the exons ATGATGGCGGCATGCAGGTTGAAGCTGTTTTGGGGAATTGGGATTCTTCTCgggacttttgctttgcaag TGGAGTGTAATGAAGAGACGCAACTGATCGGAAACTTGTTCAAAGGCTATAACAAGAACATTCGTCCCGTGGTTCATCCGAAGGACAAAGTGGAGGTCCAGATCAAGTTGACCCTCACCAACCTGATCTCTCTG AATGAAAAGGAAGAGACTCTTACAACCAATGTCTGGATTGAAATA AAATGGGTCGATTATCGTCTTGCGTGGAATAAATCCAAATACTATGGCATCGATATCATCCGCGTCCCCTGCAAAACTGTGTGGCTCCCCGATATTGTCCTTGAAAACAA CATTGATGGCAAGTTTGACGTGGCTTACTACGCCAACGTGCTGATTTCAAACGACG GTCGTCGGAGTGTATCCTGTGTCGCCAGATCGCAGACTTACAGCGCCAATGAGGTGGACCTCATCTTAGCTGCTGGAGAAACTGGCGAAAGAATCGAATGGGTGGATATTGACCCTGAGGCTTTCACTG AGAACGGAGAATGGGCCATTGTCCATCGTCCGGCCCGGAAGATGATCAACCTGAGGTACTCCCCCGATGACCTGGAGTATCAGGAGATCAGTTTCAACCTGGTCATCCAAAGGAAACCCCTCTTCTACGTCATCAACATCATCCTGCCCTGCTCCCTCATCTCCTCTCTTGTCGTGTTAGCATACTTCCTACCGGCACAAG CTGGAGGGCAAAAGCTGACGGTGTCCATCTCGGTCTTGCTGGCCCAGACTGTTTTCCTCTTTCTTATAGCGCAGAAGGTCCCGGAGACGTCGCTCTCTGTCCCCCTCATCGGCAA GTACATCATCTTTGTTATGTGTGTCACCACGCTCATTGCTACCAATCAAATTGTGGTGTTGAACTTCTCCCTGCGCAGCCCCAGCACTCACACCATGTCCCATCAAATCAAGCAT CTCTTTTTAGAGTCGGTGCCCCGTTTCCTTGGCATGTCGCCGCTGCTGGACGACAACGAGGTGACGTCAGAGGCGAACGGCATAAGAGATCGGAGGCGAGACTCCTTCGGCCTCATGCAGAGAGCAGAGGAGTATGTGCTCAAACAGCCTCGCAGTGAGATGATGTTTGACAAGCAAAGAGAGAAGCATGGCCTGATGAACCCGAATG CGGACGGCGTTGATGCCAACACTACCGTCAATCTGTACAAGAGTTTAGCTCAAGCTGCCCCCGAGATTAAGCAATGCGTGGACGCCTGCAATTTCATTGCAGAAACCACAAGACAGCAAAACAACATTGGATCG GAAATTGAAAGCTGGGTACTGATCGGGAAGATGATTGACAAGGTGTGCTTCTGGGCCGccatcctcctcttcatcatcgGGACGGTGGGCATCTTCCTAACAGGACATTTCAACAGGGCGCCCGAATGGCCGTTTCCTGGGGAGAACAACAAATATGTCCCCAAATGA
- the chrne gene encoding acetylcholine receptor subunit epsilon isoform X3, whose amino-acid sequence MMAACRLKLFWGIGILLGTFALQVECNEETQLIGNLFKGYNKNIRPVVHPKDKVEVQIKLTLTNLISLNEKEETLTTNVWIEIKWVDYRLAWNKSKYYGIDIIRVPCKTVWLPDIVLENNIDGKFDVAYYANVLISNDGSIYWLPPAIYRSTCAIEINYFPFDYQNCTLAFRSQTYSANEVDLILAAGETGERIEWVDIDPEAFTENGEWAIVHRPARKMINLRYSPDDLEYQEISFNLVIQRKPLFYVINIILPCSLISSLVVLAYFLPAQAGGQKLTVSISVLLAQTVFLFLIAQKVPETSLSVPLIGNPSTHTMSHQIKHLFLESVPRFLGMSPLLDDNEVTSEANGIRDRRRDSFGLMQRAEEYVLKQPRSEMMFDKQREKHGLMNPNADGVDANTTVNLYKSLAQAAPEIKQCVDACNFIAETTRQQNNIGSEIESWVLIGKMIDKVCFWAAILLFIIGTVGIFLTGHFNRAPEWPFPGENNKYVPK is encoded by the exons ATGATGGCGGCATGCAGGTTGAAGCTGTTTTGGGGAATTGGGATTCTTCTCgggacttttgctttgcaag TGGAGTGTAATGAAGAGACGCAACTGATCGGAAACTTGTTCAAAGGCTATAACAAGAACATTCGTCCCGTGGTTCATCCGAAGGACAAAGTGGAGGTCCAGATCAAGTTGACCCTCACCAACCTGATCTCTCTG AATGAAAAGGAAGAGACTCTTACAACCAATGTCTGGATTGAAATA AAATGGGTCGATTATCGTCTTGCGTGGAATAAATCCAAATACTATGGCATCGATATCATCCGCGTCCCCTGCAAAACTGTGTGGCTCCCCGATATTGTCCTTGAAAACAA CATTGATGGCAAGTTTGACGTGGCTTACTACGCCAACGTGCTGATTTCAAACGACGGTTCGATATATTGGCTTCCTCCTGCGATCTATCGTAGCACGTGTGCCATAGAGATCAACTACTTCCCTTTCGATTATCAAAACTGCACACTAGCATTCAG ATCGCAGACTTACAGCGCCAATGAGGTGGACCTCATCTTAGCTGCTGGAGAAACTGGCGAAAGAATCGAATGGGTGGATATTGACCCTGAGGCTTTCACTG AGAACGGAGAATGGGCCATTGTCCATCGTCCGGCCCGGAAGATGATCAACCTGAGGTACTCCCCCGATGACCTGGAGTATCAGGAGATCAGTTTCAACCTGGTCATCCAAAGGAAACCCCTCTTCTACGTCATCAACATCATCCTGCCCTGCTCCCTCATCTCCTCTCTTGTCGTGTTAGCATACTTCCTACCGGCACAAG CTGGAGGGCAAAAGCTGACGGTGTCCATCTCGGTCTTGCTGGCCCAGACTGTTTTCCTCTTTCTTATAGCGCAGAAGGTCCCGGAGACGTCGCTCTCTGTCCCCCTCATCGGCAA CCCCAGCACTCACACCATGTCCCATCAAATCAAGCAT CTCTTTTTAGAGTCGGTGCCCCGTTTCCTTGGCATGTCGCCGCTGCTGGACGACAACGAGGTGACGTCAGAGGCGAACGGCATAAGAGATCGGAGGCGAGACTCCTTCGGCCTCATGCAGAGAGCAGAGGAGTATGTGCTCAAACAGCCTCGCAGTGAGATGATGTTTGACAAGCAAAGAGAGAAGCATGGCCTGATGAACCCGAATG CGGACGGCGTTGATGCCAACACTACCGTCAATCTGTACAAGAGTTTAGCTCAAGCTGCCCCCGAGATTAAGCAATGCGTGGACGCCTGCAATTTCATTGCAGAAACCACAAGACAGCAAAACAACATTGGATCG GAAATTGAAAGCTGGGTACTGATCGGGAAGATGATTGACAAGGTGTGCTTCTGGGCCGccatcctcctcttcatcatcgGGACGGTGGGCATCTTCCTAACAGGACATTTCAACAGGGCGCCCGAATGGCCGTTTCCTGGGGAGAACAACAAATATGTCCCCAAATGA
- the chrne gene encoding acetylcholine receptor subunit epsilon isoform X1, with protein sequence MMAACRLKLFWGIGILLGTFALQVECNEETQLIGNLFKGYNKNIRPVVHPKDKVEVQIKLTLTNLISLNEKEETLTTNVWIEIKWVDYRLAWNKSKYYGIDIIRVPCKTVWLPDIVLENNIDGKFDVAYYANVLISNDGSIYWLPPAIYRSTCAIEINYFPFDYQNCTLAFRSQTYSANEVDLILAAGETGERIEWVDIDPEAFTENGEWAIVHRPARKMINLRYSPDDLEYQEISFNLVIQRKPLFYVINIILPCSLISSLVVLAYFLPAQAGGQKLTVSISVLLAQTVFLFLIAQKVPETSLSVPLIGKYIIFVMCVTTLIATNQIVVLNFSLRSPSTHTMSHQIKHLFLESVPRFLGMSPLLDDNEVTSEANGIRDRRRDSFGLMQRAEEYVLKQPRSEMMFDKQREKHGLMNPNADGVDANTTVNLYKSLAQAAPEIKQCVDACNFIAETTRQQNNIGSEIESWVLIGKMIDKVCFWAAILLFIIGTVGIFLTGHFNRAPEWPFPGENNKYVPK encoded by the exons ATGATGGCGGCATGCAGGTTGAAGCTGTTTTGGGGAATTGGGATTCTTCTCgggacttttgctttgcaag TGGAGTGTAATGAAGAGACGCAACTGATCGGAAACTTGTTCAAAGGCTATAACAAGAACATTCGTCCCGTGGTTCATCCGAAGGACAAAGTGGAGGTCCAGATCAAGTTGACCCTCACCAACCTGATCTCTCTG AATGAAAAGGAAGAGACTCTTACAACCAATGTCTGGATTGAAATA AAATGGGTCGATTATCGTCTTGCGTGGAATAAATCCAAATACTATGGCATCGATATCATCCGCGTCCCCTGCAAAACTGTGTGGCTCCCCGATATTGTCCTTGAAAACAA CATTGATGGCAAGTTTGACGTGGCTTACTACGCCAACGTGCTGATTTCAAACGACGGTTCGATATATTGGCTTCCTCCTGCGATCTATCGTAGCACGTGTGCCATAGAGATCAACTACTTCCCTTTCGATTATCAAAACTGCACACTAGCATTCAG ATCGCAGACTTACAGCGCCAATGAGGTGGACCTCATCTTAGCTGCTGGAGAAACTGGCGAAAGAATCGAATGGGTGGATATTGACCCTGAGGCTTTCACTG AGAACGGAGAATGGGCCATTGTCCATCGTCCGGCCCGGAAGATGATCAACCTGAGGTACTCCCCCGATGACCTGGAGTATCAGGAGATCAGTTTCAACCTGGTCATCCAAAGGAAACCCCTCTTCTACGTCATCAACATCATCCTGCCCTGCTCCCTCATCTCCTCTCTTGTCGTGTTAGCATACTTCCTACCGGCACAAG CTGGAGGGCAAAAGCTGACGGTGTCCATCTCGGTCTTGCTGGCCCAGACTGTTTTCCTCTTTCTTATAGCGCAGAAGGTCCCGGAGACGTCGCTCTCTGTCCCCCTCATCGGCAA GTACATCATCTTTGTTATGTGTGTCACCACGCTCATTGCTACCAATCAAATTGTGGTGTTGAACTTCTCCCTGCGCAGCCCCAGCACTCACACCATGTCCCATCAAATCAAGCAT CTCTTTTTAGAGTCGGTGCCCCGTTTCCTTGGCATGTCGCCGCTGCTGGACGACAACGAGGTGACGTCAGAGGCGAACGGCATAAGAGATCGGAGGCGAGACTCCTTCGGCCTCATGCAGAGAGCAGAGGAGTATGTGCTCAAACAGCCTCGCAGTGAGATGATGTTTGACAAGCAAAGAGAGAAGCATGGCCTGATGAACCCGAATG CGGACGGCGTTGATGCCAACACTACCGTCAATCTGTACAAGAGTTTAGCTCAAGCTGCCCCCGAGATTAAGCAATGCGTGGACGCCTGCAATTTCATTGCAGAAACCACAAGACAGCAAAACAACATTGGATCG GAAATTGAAAGCTGGGTACTGATCGGGAAGATGATTGACAAGGTGTGCTTCTGGGCCGccatcctcctcttcatcatcgGGACGGTGGGCATCTTCCTAACAGGACATTTCAACAGGGCGCCCGAATGGCCGTTTCCTGGGGAGAACAACAAATATGTCCCCAAATGA